From the genome of Thermococcus chitonophagus, one region includes:
- a CDS encoding GNAT family N-acetyltransferase, with translation MIVRGDEIEVRDIVSFMNSCFRTYREWKLTVEKFKVWLASDKGIKQENMFFYLCDNKIAGMIQIVERFVKIGDSFKSCAGIANVCTKQEFRGKGIAKKLLEEVLNYAKENYEICALLAGYGELAHAIYRKYGFKDSYFTEYGIMLREDLNSTNIECPYIRKANEKDVKEIVNLYDNYILLNGLSGVIKRDERYILEKFIKRTFWHTFFYSPEQGNVIVFNDGKLQGYAFTLEGPRIGTVIVREIVGRDRDIVRDMLGYIFEKYNAKSLTIYAPSQELKSLNIETFRIPESYMFKDFHVKNAYIFYSDRW, from the coding sequence ATGATAGTCAGGGGAGATGAAATTGAAGTACGTGATATTGTTAGCTTCATGAATAGTTGCTTTAGAACATACAGAGAATGGAAGTTGACTGTAGAAAAGTTCAAGGTGTGGTTAGCGAGTGATAAAGGTATAAAACAAGAAAATATGTTCTTTTACTTATGTGATAACAAAATAGCAGGAATGATTCAAATTGTAGAAAGATTTGTCAAGATTGGAGATTCATTTAAATCATGTGCAGGAATTGCAAATGTATGTACAAAGCAAGAATTCAGAGGTAAAGGAATTGCAAAAAAATTATTAGAAGAGGTTCTGAATTACGCCAAGGAAAATTATGAGATATGCGCTCTGTTAGCTGGATATGGAGAATTAGCCCATGCGATATATAGAAAATATGGATTTAAGGATTCTTATTTCACGGAATATGGGATAATGCTGAGGGAGGACTTAAATAGTACAAATATTGAGTGCCCATACATTAGGAAGGCAAATGAAAAAGATGTGAAGGAGATTGTCAATCTGTATGATAATTACATCTTACTAAACGGCTTATCAGGAGTAATTAAAAGAGATGAAAGATATATCTTAGAGAAATTCATTAAAAGAACATTCTGGCACACATTCTTTTATTCCCCAGAACAGGGAAACGTTATAGTGTTTAATGATGGAAAACTCCAAGGATACGCTTTCACTTTAGAGGGTCCGAGGATTGGAACAGTGATAGTCAGAGAAATAGTTGGGAGGGATAGGGATATTGTTAGAGACATGCTTGGATATATATTTGAAAAATATAATGCAAAAAGCCTTACTATTTATGCTCCTTCTCAGGAGCTAAAATCGTTGAATATAGAAACATTCCGTATTCCTGAAAGTTACATGTTTAAAGATTTTCATGTCAAAAATGCGTATATATTTTACTCTGATAGGTGGTAA
- a CDS encoding SIS domain-containing protein, translating into MIEEYYTKVRTLLEKILIEEKQAIEEAADLIVASIKEGGILHVIGAGHSAMAGEELFYRAGGLAIVNPILDSDINISHGAQKSTAMEKIPGYARVLLESAGIRENDALLVVSTSGVNQFPVEAAMVGKEKKLKTIGITSVSYSKTLEPKNEYGKRLFEVVDVVIDNKVPPGDAVIKIGDLTTKVAPISTITNCFIVNSLVIRVVGKLLDENIIPPIWVSAHLPEAKLHNSRLFEKYRERIKLL; encoded by the coding sequence ATGATAGAAGAATACTATACGAAGGTTAGAACCCTTCTCGAAAAAATCCTTATAGAAGAGAAGCAGGCAATTGAAGAAGCTGCAGACCTTATTGTAGCCAGCATCAAAGAAGGAGGTATACTTCATGTAATAGGCGCTGGACACTCTGCAATGGCTGGGGAAGAATTATTTTACCGGGCAGGAGGTTTAGCCATTGTTAACCCTATATTGGACAGTGACATAAACATATCCCATGGTGCTCAAAAATCAACAGCCATGGAAAAAATTCCTGGATATGCAAGAGTTCTACTAGAATCAGCAGGCATAAGAGAGAACGACGCTCTTTTAGTTGTTTCAACATCTGGAGTAAATCAATTTCCGGTGGAAGCTGCCATGGTTGGAAAAGAGAAAAAATTAAAGACGATCGGAATTACTTCAGTGTCTTATTCTAAGACCCTAGAGCCCAAGAATGAGTACGGAAAGAGACTTTTCGAGGTCGTAGATGTTGTAATAGACAATAAAGTTCCTCCTGGAGATGCAGTAATAAAAATTGGTGATTTAACGACAAAAGTAGCTCCTATTTCTACAATAACGAACTGTTTTATCGTCAATTCCTTAGTTATAAGAGTTGTAGGGAAACTGCTAGATGAAAATATAATTCCTCCCATATGGGTTAGTGCTCATTTACCTGAGGCAAAATTGCATAATAGTCGTCTTTTTGAGAAATATAGGGAAAGAATAAAGCTATTATGA
- the nagA gene encoding N-acetylglucosamine-6-phosphate deacetylase: protein MELILTNAKIYTPTEVIAPGTIVIEDGIIKQIMEGKVKDGIDLEGKIVAPGFIDTHIHGCYGFDTNNGESLRFQKMSKMLVRHGVTSFIPTTVTDSHENLLRISREVGKIIEEYKGDGGARILGLHLEGPYINPKKKGAQNPEYIRKPDFGEFMEYWKASNGNIREITIAPEVEGAIEFIENVTRLGVIVQLGHTNATYEEAKRAIIAGASKATHLFNAMRGIHHREVGVVGACLESENIYLEMICDLIHLSPQIIRLVYKLAGPYRITLVTDAISATGLPDGRYTLGGLDVIVQGGICRLLDGTLAGSTLTMDKAIKNLVNIGIPLRDALIMASYVPAKAIGESDIGILRPGYRADFVVLDNNLTVVQTYINGRLVFERDT, encoded by the coding sequence ATGGAATTGATCTTAACAAATGCGAAAATATATACTCCTACAGAGGTCATCGCACCAGGAACAATTGTTATTGAAGATGGCATTATCAAGCAAATAATGGAGGGAAAAGTAAAGGATGGCATTGATTTGGAAGGGAAAATAGTAGCTCCTGGATTTATAGATACTCACATACATGGATGTTATGGATTTGATACAAATAATGGAGAAAGTTTAAGATTTCAAAAGATGAGCAAAATGTTAGTAAGACACGGTGTTACAAGTTTTATCCCTACAACCGTCACAGATTCTCATGAAAATCTTCTCAGGATTTCAAGGGAAGTGGGTAAAATTATTGAGGAGTATAAAGGAGATGGAGGAGCTAGGATTTTAGGATTACACCTAGAAGGTCCTTATATCAATCCTAAAAAGAAAGGAGCTCAAAATCCTGAATATATACGGAAACCCGATTTTGGAGAGTTTATGGAATATTGGAAAGCTTCAAATGGGAATATAAGGGAAATTACAATAGCACCAGAGGTTGAAGGAGCCATAGAGTTCATAGAAAATGTTACAAGACTTGGGGTTATCGTTCAATTAGGTCATACAAATGCCACATATGAAGAAGCAAAAAGGGCTATAATAGCAGGAGCAAGTAAAGCAACCCACTTATTCAACGCGATGAGAGGTATTCACCATAGGGAGGTTGGTGTAGTTGGTGCATGCCTTGAAAGTGAAAATATATACCTTGAAATGATATGTGATTTAATTCATCTCTCTCCCCAGATAATTAGGCTTGTATATAAATTAGCAGGACCATATAGGATAACTCTGGTTACTGACGCAATCAGTGCTACAGGTCTACCAGATGGCAGATACACATTAGGAGGGTTGGATGTTATTGTTCAAGGTGGTATATGTAGATTGTTAGATGGCACTTTGGCAGGAAGCACATTAACTATGGACAAAGCGATAAAGAACTTAGTTAATATAGGTATTCCTCTTCGAGACGCATTGATCATGGCTTCCTATGTTCCAGCTAAGGCCATCGGAGAGAGTGACATAGGGATTTTAAGACCAGGATATAGGGCAGACTTTGTTGTTTTAGATAATAACCTTACCGTGGTGCAGACATATATAAACGGAAGATTAGTGTTTGAGAGAGATACTTAA
- a CDS encoding Lrp/AsnC family transcriptional regulator, which yields MITKNEAKYKRELEFFKEILKDYLDDIDILIWLALRDDGRISDTDLAKIANVSIPTARRRRIALEEKGIIKVRGFLRFDKLKLASADVLIKLKPGCSAEAVRDFINKALEEPRIYEISEYIGEYDFLFRFFEKDFKTLKEKIEEFMLESDVVDHYTILANIHTPKLFSELIEQENEME from the coding sequence TTGATAACTAAAAACGAGGCTAAATATAAGAGAGAACTGGAATTCTTTAAAGAGATATTAAAAGATTATCTCGATGATATTGATATTTTAATTTGGCTCGCTCTAAGGGATGATGGAAGGATATCTGACACAGATCTAGCAAAAATAGCCAATGTATCTATTCCCACTGCCAGAAGGAGAAGAATAGCACTTGAAGAGAAGGGAATAATTAAAGTTAGAGGATTTCTTAGATTTGACAAACTAAAACTAGCATCTGCAGATGTTCTCATTAAACTGAAACCCGGATGTTCTGCTGAAGCAGTGAGAGATTTCATTAACAAAGCCTTGGAAGAACCCAGGATATATGAAATTAGTGAATATATAGGAGAATATGACTTCTTATTTAGGTTTTTTGAGAAGGACTTCAAAACTTTAAAGGAAAAGATTGAAGAATTCATGTTAGAGAGTGATGTCGTTGATCATTACACCATACTTGCAAACATACATACTCCAAAGTTATTTTCAGAGTTAATTGAGCAAGAAAATGAAATGGAATAA
- a CDS encoding Gfo/Idh/MocA family protein produces MRIALIGAGNMGQLHLKVMKMVGVEISGVCDINPNILEKVKREYRVPVYTDYQEMLEKENPDGVIIATPPYLHREQAIYALKKGFHVLLEKPMGASLTDAIAIYKKAKGTNRLMIAFSLRFHGLFSKVKDYLEKDLGDILFQWHIALGRLPRNEWVGSKDKSGGMINENAVHIIYYFLWYAGDIKKVIGKCWTLNEDVSIEDNAVATFIHESGAVSTIMQTWSAQHRWRKWGLQATQGTVTVEGYLEGEYTISKKELQILEKGNFSEPVEEMYARQLRHFIHSIESNEKPIVNEVDGLKVHKVVNALYRSSQSGRVITLR; encoded by the coding sequence ATGAGAATAGCTCTAATTGGCGCTGGAAACATGGGGCAACTTCACCTTAAGGTAATGAAAATGGTTGGAGTGGAGATATCTGGAGTTTGTGATATTAACCCCAATATCCTTGAAAAGGTAAAAAGAGAATACAGGGTTCCTGTATATACTGATTATCAAGAAATGCTAGAAAAAGAGAACCCTGACGGCGTAATAATTGCAACTCCTCCTTATCTTCACAGAGAACAGGCGATTTATGCACTTAAGAAGGGCTTTCATGTATTGCTGGAAAAGCCTATGGGGGCTAGTTTAACTGATGCTATAGCGATATACAAAAAAGCTAAAGGAACAAATAGACTTATGATTGCGTTTAGCCTTAGGTTTCATGGACTATTCTCAAAAGTAAAGGACTATCTGGAAAAAGATCTGGGAGATATTCTATTCCAGTGGCACATAGCGCTAGGAAGATTGCCCCGCAATGAATGGGTTGGAAGCAAGGACAAAAGTGGAGGCATGATAAACGAAAATGCAGTTCACATAATCTACTACTTTTTATGGTATGCCGGAGATATAAAGAAGGTAATTGGAAAATGTTGGACACTCAATGAAGATGTAAGTATAGAAGACAATGCTGTTGCAACGTTTATTCACGAAAGTGGGGCGGTTTCTACAATAATGCAAACTTGGAGTGCCCAACATAGATGGAGAAAATGGGGTCTACAGGCTACCCAGGGAACTGTAACTGTTGAGGGGTATCTAGAGGGTGAGTATACAATTTCGAAGAAGGAGCTTCAGATTCTTGAAAAAGGCAATTTTAGCGAGCCTGTGGAGGAAATGTATGCAAGACAACTTAGACACTTTATACATTCAATAGAAAGTAATGAAAAACCAATTGTCAATGAAGTTGACGGATTAAAAGTTCATAAGGTTGTCAATGCCCTATATAGGTCTTCACAGAGTGGAAGGGTAATAACCTTGCGTTGA
- a CDS encoding sugar phosphate isomerase/epimerase family protein, which translates to MKPKFGINCWSFPKAFPIERALKAAKEIGYDGYEVGLGLDDFEKFGKDEFKARFRHIKETSESLDIEIPSVATGLFWKYNPITNTEDALRVIKAECEAASLVDAKIILVVPGSGVSNVSYEEHFEKAADFIQKASAIAEDYGVSIGLENVWNRVFAGPLEFKMLLDTINRDNVGAYFDVGNTLPHSLPEHWIEVLGEKILQVHVKDFNLVELKFGIPLSGSINWEAVRSSLEKANYKGYILPEVPPYLGDPIKAAEDSFTSLKKIFG; encoded by the coding sequence ATGAAACCGAAATTTGGCATAAATTGTTGGAGTTTTCCAAAAGCTTTTCCTATTGAAAGGGCCCTTAAAGCTGCAAAGGAAATAGGATATGATGGATATGAGGTTGGGCTGGGATTAGACGATTTTGAAAAATTTGGAAAAGATGAATTTAAGGCCAGGTTCAGGCATATCAAAGAAACATCAGAAAGCCTTGACATCGAAATTCCAAGTGTTGCCACTGGCTTGTTCTGGAAGTATAATCCAATAACGAATACTGAAGATGCTCTAAGGGTTATAAAGGCTGAATGCGAAGCGGCGTCTTTAGTTGATGCAAAAATAATCCTCGTAGTTCCTGGAAGTGGAGTATCAAATGTATCTTATGAGGAACATTTTGAAAAGGCAGCTGATTTTATCCAAAAAGCCTCTGCCATAGCAGAAGACTATGGAGTTAGCATAGGACTTGAAAATGTATGGAACAGGGTTTTTGCAGGGCCTTTAGAGTTTAAAATGCTTCTTGATACGATAAATAGGGATAATGTTGGGGCGTACTTTGATGTCGGTAACACCCTACCTCACTCCCTCCCAGAGCACTGGATAGAAGTTCTTGGGGAAAAGATACTCCAAGTTCATGTCAAAGACTTCAACTTGGTTGAACTGAAATTCGGAATTCCACTAAGTGGTAGCATAAACTGGGAAGCTGTGAGGAGCTCCTTGGAAAAGGCGAATTATAAAGGATATATCCTACCAGAAGTTCCTCCGTATCTAGGTGATCCCATAAAGGCTGCTGAGGACTCATTTACTTCACTTAAGAAAATATTCGGGTGA
- a CDS encoding TRM11 family SAM-dependent methyltransferase, translated as MERYGIVFGKNYELSMLELKSFSRRFRLGVQILEEHPGPPNASYALIKAKEDIERYFRFIGGSLKLVRIVGEGIEAVEYLEYARLFTVSLYGRDDWKLWRKLGSTIKRIFKEKDSTKFFKPAKIYAMPSELILKGFPETKDIVFFFKGNKVLVGETVRIADPFELKKLDVERPVVRPTISIPPRLARIMVNLSEVRRGNVLDPFCGTGTIVMELLLQGLIAYGSDISEDRIRDTRKNVEWLRKEFGIRHSASLRVCDVRRLRKCFRTRFDAIITEPYMGKALKTKPTRSEAVKMARELDRLYYQAFESFADVLKRNAKVVFVFPAFNLAEGGIYRRNRPWLDELGFDVITSVLDRDEKHKIVRDIHVITKKY; from the coding sequence ATGGAAAGGTATGGTATCGTATTCGGCAAAAACTATGAACTAAGCATGTTGGAGTTAAAATCGTTTTCTAGGAGGTTTAGATTAGGTGTTCAAATCCTTGAAGAGCACCCAGGGCCACCAAATGCGTCATATGCCCTAATAAAGGCTAAAGAAGATATCGAAAGATACTTTCGATTCATTGGGGGTTCTTTAAAGCTAGTAAGGATAGTTGGGGAGGGGATAGAAGCCGTAGAATATCTGGAGTATGCGAGGCTGTTTACGGTAAGCCTTTATGGGAGAGACGATTGGAAATTATGGAGGAAGCTAGGCTCAACTATCAAGAGGATCTTTAAAGAAAAGGATTCAACGAAATTCTTCAAACCTGCAAAGATCTATGCTATGCCGAGCGAGCTTATCTTGAAGGGCTTCCCTGAAACTAAGGATATAGTGTTCTTTTTTAAAGGTAATAAGGTGCTCGTTGGCGAAACGGTAAGAATAGCTGATCCCTTTGAGTTAAAGAAGCTCGACGTTGAGAGGCCGGTAGTGAGACCTACCATCTCCATTCCCCCAAGACTTGCGAGGATAATGGTCAACCTCTCTGAGGTTAGAAGAGGAAACGTCCTTGATCCATTTTGCGGAACTGGGACTATAGTAATGGAGCTCCTTCTCCAAGGGCTTATAGCATATGGCAGCGACATCAGCGAGGATAGGATCAGAGACACAAGGAAAAATGTCGAGTGGCTTAGAAAGGAGTTTGGAATAAGGCATTCGGCAAGTTTAAGGGTCTGTGACGTAAGAAGATTGAGGAAGTGCTTCAGGACGAGATTTGACGCTATAATTACCGAGCCATATATGGGCAAGGCCCTCAAGACTAAGCCAACGAGGAGCGAAGCTGTAAAGATGGCTAGAGAATTGGATAGGCTCTACTATCAGGCCTTTGAGAGCTTTGCTGATGTTTTAAAGAGGAATGCAAAAGTTGTTTTTGTGTTTCCTGCATTTAATTTAGCTGAGGGTGGAATCTATAGGAGAAACAGACCCTGGCTCGACGAGCTTGGATTTGATGTTATTACTTCCGTTTTGGATAGGGATGAAAAGCACAAGATAGTGAGGGACATCCACGTTATTACCAAAAAATATTAA